A region of Macaca thibetana thibetana isolate TM-01 chromosome 20, ASM2454274v1, whole genome shotgun sequence DNA encodes the following proteins:
- the LOC126943982 gene encoding uncharacterized protein LOC126943982 yields MLDGQSPLPISVLRRVWSVYRTRILKRQVSQKEEVFVGHSVFTQRARRPLEKRKREPRTSSWRLARGAEQRRPKGPRGPIGSRSSVPCGFPRLPAAGGRTPSAQGRGGHSLGPGPARRPPVRRANGSSLPVISLGKGPGGPATGECGNPGFEFPPRRCFRTESPLNALPHVPWASVSPPVKQ; encoded by the exons ATGCTTGACGGGCAGTCGCCGCTTCCAATCAGCGTGCTGCGCCGAGTCTGGTCAGTCTATAGGACTCGGATCCTAAAGAGGCAGGTCTCGCAGAAGGAGGAAGTATTCGTTGGTCACTCCGTGTTCACGCAAAGGGCTCGGCGGCCTTTGGAAAAAAGGAAGCGCGAGCCACGTACATCCTCGTGGCGCCTGGCTAGGGG GGCAGAACAGCGGCGCCCCAAGGGTCCTCGAGGTCCTATCGGATCCCGCAGCTCCGTCCCCTGCGGGTTCCCACGTCTACCAGCAGCTGGGGGAAGAACTCCGTCAGCCCAGGGCAGGGGCGGGCACTCACTTGGACCAGGACCTGCCCGACGCCCCCCGGTCCGCCGGGCGAACGGGTCGTCACTTCCTGTGATCAGTTTGGGAAAAGGCCCTGGGGGCCCTGCCACCGGCGAGTGTGGGAACCCAGGGTTCGAATTCCCGCCCCGACGCTGCTTCCGGACCGAAAGCCCCCTGAACGCCTTACCCCATGTGCCCTGGGCCTCGGTTTCTCCACCAGTGAAACAATGA
- the MON1B gene encoding vacuolar fusion protein MON1 homolog B, whose protein sequence is MEAGGDTAAPVPGGAEDLEDTQFPSEETGEGGGVHAVPLDPEGEGLEETGSKDKDQPPSPSPPPQSEAPSSTSRLWSPAAPENSPTRSPESSSGGQGGDPSDEEWRSQRKHVFVLSEAGKPIYSRYGSVEALSATMGVMTALVSFVQSAGDTIRAIYAEDHKLVFLQQGPLLLVAMSRTSQSAAQLRGELLAVHAQIVSTLTRASVARIFAHKQNYDLRRLLAGSERTLDRLLDSVEQDPGALLLGAVRCVPLARPLRDALGALLRRCTAPGLALSVLAVGGRLITAAQERNVLAECRLDPADLQLLLDWVGAPAFAAGEAWAPVCLPRFNPDGFFYAYVARLDAMPVCLLLLGTQREAFHAMAACRRLVEDGMHALGAMRVLGEAAGFSNASSASAPAYSVQAVGAPGLRHFLYKPLDIPDHHRQLPQFTSPELEAPYSREEERQRLSDLYHRLHARLHNTSRPLRLIYHVAEKETLLAWVTSKFELYTCLSPLVTKAGAILVVTKLLRWVKKEEDRLFIRYPPKYSTPPAPSTDQAAHNGLFTGL, encoded by the exons ATGGAGGCCGGAGGAGACACTGCTGCCCCGGTCCCCGGGGGCGCGGAGGACTTGGAGGACACGCAGTTCCCCAGTGAGGAAACTGGAGAAGGTGGAGGGGTTCACGCGGTCCCACTGGATCCCGAAGGCGAGGGCCTGGAGGAAACAG GATCCAAGGACAAGGACCAGCCACCCAGCCCATCACCACCGCCCCAGTCAGAGGCCCCGTCAAGTACCTCTCGGCTCTGGAGTCCTGCAGCCCCTGAGAATAGTCCCACGCGTAGCCCTGAGAGTAGCTCTGGAGGCCAGGGCGGGGACCCCAGTGATGAGGAGTGGCGCAGCCAGCGGAAGCATGTGTTTGTGCTGAGTGAGGCTGGCAAGCCCATCTACTCGCGGTACGGTAGTGTGGAGGCGCTGTCGGCTACCATGGGTGTAATGACCGCCCTGGTGTCCTTTGTGCAGAGTGCAGGAGATACCATCCGCGCCATCTACGCTG aggACCACAAGCTGGTGTTCCTACAACAGGGCCCACTGTTGCTCGTGGCCATGTCACGGACTTCTCAGTCAGCAGCCCAACTGCGGGGGGAGCTGCTAGCTGTGCACGCACAGATCGTGAGCACGCTGACACGTGCAAGTGTCGCCCGCATCTTCGCACACAAGCAGAACTATGACCTCCGCCGCCTGCTGGCTGGCTCGGAGCGCACACTGGACCGACTTCTGGACAGTGTGGAGCAGGACCCAGGAGCCCTGCTCCTGGGTGCCGTGCGCTGTGTGCCCCTTGCCCGCCCGCTGCGAGACGCACTGGGTGCGCTCCTCCGACGTtgcacagcacctggcctggcgCTGTCAGTGCTGGCAGTAGGCGGTCGACTGATAACAGCAGCCCAGGAGCGGAATGTGCTGGCCGAGTGCCGGCTGGACCCAGCTGACCTGCAGTTGCTGCTCGACTGGGTGGGTGCACCAGCCTTTGCGGCGGGTGAGGCTTGGGCACCAGTGTGCCTGCCCCGCTTCAACCCTGATGGTTTTTTCTACGCCTACGTGGCCCGCCTGGATGCTATGCCTGTTTGCCTGCTGCTGCTTGGCACCCAACGTGAAGCCTTCCATGCCATGGCCGCCTGCCGGCGCCTGGTCGAAGACGGGATGCATGCCCTTGGTGCCATGCGTGTTCTTGGGGAGGCTGCCGGCTTCTCTAATGCCTCATCAGCCAGTGCTCCTGCCTACAGCGTGCAGGCTGTGGGGGCGCCGGGCCTCCGGCACTTCCTGTATAAGCCACTGGACATCCCTGACCACCACCGCCAACTGCCCCAGTTTACCAG CCCTGAGCTAGAGGCCCCCTACAGCAGAGAGGAGGAGCGGCAGCGGCTGTCGGACCTGTACCACCGCCTGCATGCTCGTCTCCACAACACCTCCCGACCCCTGCGCCTCATTTACCACGTGGCTGAGAAGGAGACACTGCTGGCCTGG GTGACCTCCAAATTCGAGCTCTAtacctgcctcagccctctggtGACCAAGGCAGGTGCAATCTTGGTAGTGACCAAACTCCTGCGCTGGGTGAAGAAAGAGGAGGACCGGCTCTTCATTCGCTACCCACCCAAGTACTCCACACCACCAGCCCCCTCTACGGACCAAGCTGCCCACAATGGCTTGTTCACTGGACTCTGA